A stretch of the Musa acuminata AAA Group cultivar baxijiao chromosome BXJ2-7, Cavendish_Baxijiao_AAA, whole genome shotgun sequence genome encodes the following:
- the LOC103973735 gene encoding uncharacterized protein LOC103973735: MAGLLAWAADVVGGGGPSDGGGEGEGRLPVMFTEEQQRYAVELDGKAAALRRSIQDLRLRIPPAHISQRLPDLHAHSLASNAALALQLNAHSTTREQAQLREVTLQEENVAYEKAISNCEKKIQEKLQESSLLQSKLEEMDLEEQNLKAELEKALVAKETSADETSSTDSIRAENSQFEMESSKGFKLEDLEEKKLELCPMEETIQRLESEWSSVQQESFKKPTSAQREKLLEKQLHSIIEQLTSKQVQAEGLITEIQTKEKELERLNSLRRKLDSSNTDLNTTRNRFGKSFAGSGPLVEYAIEAHRRPHHTGSRTESQQNLMLLRSAFILYILALHVIVFIKISS; the protein is encoded by the exons atggCGGGGTTGTTGGCGTGGGCGGCGGACGTGGTGGGAGGGGGCGGGCCGAgcgacggcggcggcgagggGGAGGGGCGGCTTCCGGTGATGTTCACAGAGGAGCAGCAAAGGTACGCGGTGGAGCTCGACGGGAAGGCGGCAGCGCTGAGGCGGTCGATCCAGGATCTGCGGCTGAGAATCCCGCCTGCTCACATCTCGCAGCGTCTTCCTGACCTCCACGCCCACTCCCTCGCTTCCAACGCCGCCCTCGCCCTCCAATTGAACGCCCACTCCACAACCCGAGAACAG GCACAACTGAGGGAGGTGACCCTCCAAGAAGAAAATGTTGCGTATGAAAAGGCTATATCAAATTGCGAAAAGAAAATTCAGGAAAAGTTGCAGGAGAGCAGCCTACTTCAGAGTAAATTAGAG GAAATGGACCTAGAAGAGCAGAATTTGAAAGCTGAGCTGGAAAAAGCACTAGTTGCAAAGGAAACTAGTGCAGATGAAACTTCATCAACTGATTCCATTAGGGCAGAAAATTCTCAATTTGAGATGGAATCATCAAAAGGTTTCAAGCTAGAGGATTTAGAGGAGAAGAAACTAGAATTG TGTCCAATGGAAGAGACGATACAGAGATTGGAGAGCGAGTGGTCATCAGTTCAACAAGAGTCCTTCAAGAAGCCTACTTCAG CTCAAAGAGAGAAGCTGCTGGAGAAGCAACTCCACAGCATAATTGAACAGTTGACATCAAAGCAA GTACAAGCAGAAGGACTCATAACCGAGATACAAACTAAAGAGAAAGAATTAGAGAGATTGAACTCACTACGAAGGAAGCTTGATAGTAGCAACACAGATTTAAATACCACAAGAAACCGATTTGGGAAGAGCTTCGCAGGATCTGGCCCTCTTGTAGAATATGCAATTGAAGCCCATCGAAGACCTCATCATACAGGCAGCAGAACAGAGAGCCAGCAGAATCTCATGCTTCTAAGATCAGCTTTCATTTTGTACATATTGGCCCTTCATGTCATCGTCTTTATAAAGATTTCTTCATGA
- the LOC135617328 gene encoding serine/arginine-rich splicing factor RSZ21A-like, with product MSRVYVGNLDSRVTERDLEDEFRAFGVLRSVWVARRPPGYGFVEFDDRRDALDAIRDLDGKHGWRVELSHNSKGGGGGRGGYGRGGGDMNCYECGEPGHFARECRLRIGPGGMGSGRRRSPSPPRYRRSPSYGRGSRSPRGRRSPLRRSYSSRSRSPAPRRQDSPYSNRSPDRDRRHSYSPRLGKNCSRSPAYRRQDSPYANGDGRRSRSRSRSRS from the exons ATGTCTCGAGTTTATGTTGGGAACTTGGATTCACGAGTGACTGAAAGAGATCTAGAAGATGAATTTCGAGCATTTGGTGTACTTCGAAG TGTTTGGGTTGCTCGAAGGCCTCCTGGTTATGGATTTGTTGAATTTGATGACCGGCGAGATGCCTTAGATGCCATTCGAGATTTAGATG GGAAGCACGGGTGGCGTGTGGAGCTTTCTCATAATTCCAAGGGTGGCGGTGGTGGTCGTGGTGGATATGGACGAGGTGGTGGGGACATGAATTGTTACGAATGTGGTGAACCTGGTCACTTTGCCCGAGAGTGTAGATTGCGGATTGGTCCAGGTGGCATGGGTAGTGGAAGGCGTCGAAGCCCTAGCCCACCTCGCTATCGGCGGAGCCCTAGCTATGGTCGTGG AAGTCGCAGTCCACGAGGGAGAAGATCCCCTCTTCGTCGCAGCTATTCATCTCGTAGTCGATCACCTGCACCTCGCCGTCAAGATTCTCCTTACAGTAACAG GAGTCCCGACAGGGATCGACGCCATAGTTATTCACCTCGCCTTGGCAAGAACTGCAGCCGTTCACCAGCATATCGTCGTCAAGACTCTCCTTATGCCAATGG GGATGGGCGGAGGAGCCGGAGCAGGAGTAGGAGCAGGAGCTAG